One Meriones unguiculatus strain TT.TT164.6M chromosome 5, Bangor_MerUng_6.1, whole genome shotgun sequence DNA segment encodes these proteins:
- the Sec61a1 gene encoding protein transport protein Sec61 subunit alpha — MAIKFLEVIKPFCVILPEIQKPERKIQFKEKVLWTAITLFIFLVCCQIPLFGIMSSDSADPFYWMRVILASNRGTLMELGISPIVTSGLIMQLLAGAKIIEVGDTPKDRALFNGAQKLFGMIITIGQSIVYVMTGMYGDPSEMGAGICLLITIQLFVAGLIVLLLDELLQKGYGLGSGISLFIATNICETIVWKAFSPTTVNTGRGMEFEGAIIALFHLLATRTDKVRALREAFYRQNLPNLMNLIATIFVFAVVIYFQGFRVDLPIKSARYRGQYNTYPIKLFYTSNIPIILQSALVSNLYVISQMLSARFSGNLLVSLLGTWSDTSSGGPARAYPVGGLCYYLSPPESFGSVLEDPVHAVVYIVFMLGSCAFFSKTWIEVSGSSAKDVAKQLKEQQMVMRGHRETSMVHELNRYIPTAAAFGGLCIGALSVLADFLGAIGSGTGILLAVTIIYQYFEIFVKEQSEVGSMGALLF, encoded by the exons ATGGCGA TCAAATTTCTGGAAGTCATCAAGCCATTCTGTGTCATCTTGCCGGAAATTCAGAAGCCAGAGAGAAAG ATTCAGTTTAAGGAGAAAGTGTTGTGGACAGCCATCACCCTCTTCATCTTCCTAGTATGCTGCCAG ATTCCCCTGTTTGGCATTATGTCTTCAGACTCAGCCGACCCTTTCTACTGGATGCGAGTGATTTTGGCCTCTAACAGAG GTACCTTGATGGAGCTGGGCATCTCTCCTATTGTTACCTCTGGCCTTATCATGCAGCTCTTAGCTGGTGCCAAGATAATTGAAGTTGGGGACACCCCAAAAGACCGAGCTCTCTTCAATGGAGCCCAGAAGT TGTTTGGAATGATCATTACTATCGGTCAGTCCATTGTGTATGTGATGACGGGCATGTACGGGGACCCTTCAGAGATGGGTGCTGGAATCTGCCTGCTGATCACCATTCAG ctCTTTGTTGCTGGCTTAATTGTCCTACTTTTGGATGAACTCCTGCAGAAAGGGTACGGCTTGGGCTCTGGCATCTCTCTTTTCATTGCTACCAATATCTGTGAGACTATTGTTTGGAAGGCATTCAGCCCCACCACTGTCAACACTGGCCGAG GGATGGAATTCGAAGGTGCCATCATTGCACTCTTCCACCTGCTGGCTACCCGCACAGACAAGGTCCGAGCCCTCCGAGAGGCATTCTACCGCCAGAATCTCCCTAACCTCATGAACCTGATTGCCACCATCTTCGTCTTTGCTGTTGTCATCTATTTCCAG GGCTTCCGAGTGGACCTTCCAATCAAGTCGGCGCGTTACCGAGGCCAGTACAACACCTATCCCATCAAGCTCTTCTACACCTCGAACATTCCCATCATCCTGCAGTCCGCTCTGGTGTCCAACCTGTATGTCATCTCCCAGATGCTATCAGCACGCTTCAGTGGCAACCTGCTGGTTAGCCTACTAGGCACCTGGTCG GACACGTCATCTGGAGGCCCTGCCCGTGCTTATCCAGTCGGTGGCCTGTGTTACTACCTGTCTCCTCCGGAATCATTCGGTTCAGTGCTGGAGGACCCTGTCCATGCGGTCGTGTACATTGTATTCATGCTGGGCTCTTGTGCATTCTTTTCCAAAACATGGATCGAAGTTTCGGGTTCTTCTGCCAAAGAT GTTGCAAAGCAGCTGAAGGAGCAGCAGATGGTAATGAGGGGCCACAGGGAGACTTCCATGGTACATGAGCTCAACCG gtATATCCCCACAGCTGCGGCCTTTGGTGGGCTTTGCATTGGGGCCCTCTCCGTCCTGGCTGACTTCCTGGGTGCTATAGGATCTGGAACTGGGATCCTGCTGGCAGTCACCATCATCTACCAGTACTTCGAGATCTTCGTCAAGGAGCAGAGTGAGGTGGGCAGCATGGGAGCCCTCCTCTTCTAA